One window of Ostrinia nubilalis chromosome W unlocalized genomic scaffold, ilOstNubi1.1 SUPER_W_unloc_1, whole genome shotgun sequence genomic DNA carries:
- the LOC135087303 gene encoding uncharacterized protein LOC135087303, which yields MLHTHYKRMDTIEVCLTGVGHANAERLDEVEKRLEAVGRVQTEAGTGAGSGVVAALERTVAELKLELNDRDQDALLADLEIGGLPDEKGGNVFHDVAVLAGRLGVTLEERDVVFAERVGAPPAETGGARPRRVVVRLARRQLRDDLLRAARVRRGSTGEGGGRVYINERLTRSNRQLFYRVREECRKQQWRYSWTRRGRVFVRKSDGSQVFHLRSLDDFARVFGPLVF from the coding sequence ATGCTACACACACACTACAAGCGGATGGACACCATCGAGGTCTGCCTCACGGGCGTCGGGCACGCGAACGCGGAGCGCCTGGACGAGGTCGAGAAGAGGCTGGAGGCGGTGGGGCGCGTGCAGACGGAGGCGGGCACCGGCGCCGGGTCGGGAGTCgtcgcggcgctggagcggacCGTCGCCGAGCTCAAGCTGGAGCTCAACGACCGCGACCAGGACGCGCTCCTCGCGGACCTGGAGATCGGCGGCCTCCCGGACGAGAAGGGCGGGAACGTCTTTCACGACGTCGCCGTGCTCGCCGGCCGCCTCGGGGTGACCCTGGAGGAGCGGGACGTCGTGTTCGCGGAGCGCGTGGGTGCGCCCCCGGCCGAGACCGGCGGGGCCCGCCCGCGCCGCGTGGTGGTGCGCCTGGCGCGCCGCCAGCTGCGCGACGACCTGCTGCGGGCCGCGCGCGTGCGTCGCGGCTCTACGGGCGAGGGCGGCGGCCGGGTGTACATCAACGAGCGCCTGACTCGCTCCAATCGGCAGCTGTTCTACCGGGTGCGGGAGGAGTGTCGCAAGCAGCAGTGGAGATACTCTTGGACGAGACGGGGACGTGTGTTCGTTCGTAAGAGTGACGGATCGCAGGTCTTCCATCTTCGATCCTTAGATGATTTCGCCAGAGTGTTTGGACCTCTTGTTTTTTGA